In one window of Larimichthys crocea isolate SSNF unplaced genomic scaffold, L_crocea_2.0 scaffold100, whole genome shotgun sequence DNA:
- the LOC113744658 gene encoding gamma-aminobutyric acid type B receptor subunit 2-like isoform X2, translated as MPVSSEVGKENLTASVAPAVRLALQDLKREPPPLGNYEIQLQLLDSQCDPVTSLRNLFDAMWAGPKYLLVFGGVCPSVTALIARALPALRLVQVSFSASSPSLSDRKRYGNLFSTVPSGRALNQATVKLLQHHKWSRVGIITQEGAGLSEMKKDVIAQLLDADLHVVSTPSLSEDVCASVRKLKDRDVRIIIGQFKEDSAAEVFCCAYRLNLFGARYQWIIADGGVAGWRLVRQAAGCTAHSVLMAADGSIRLQIRQLSHTNAPGVSGRTPQDYQDSYRRQLIQEGSKVSPLHTFAYDAVWVAARALSQVMEAVKHREKYSAQRDVSVSGDQVHKMLLEAVKKTQFEGVTGPVFFVAGQRMTSIELIQISRSF; from the exons ATGCCCGTCAGCTCCGAGGTGGGGAAGGAGAACCTGACCGCCTCCGTGGCTCCGGCTGTCAGACTGGCTCTGCAGGACCTGAAGAGAGAACCACCACCGCTGGGAAACTATGAGATCCAGCTCCAGCTGCTGGACTCACAG TGTGACCCTGTGACGTCCCTCAGAAACCTGTTTGACGCCATGTGGGCGGGACCAAAGTACCTGCTGGTGTTTGGAGGGGTGTGTCCATCTGTGACGGCGCTGATCGCTCGCGCTCTGCCCGCTCTCAGGCTGGTGCAG gtGTCTTTTTCGGCCTCGTCCCCGAGCCTGTCTGACAGGAAGCGGTACGGGAACCTGTTCAGCACGGTGCCGTCGGGCCGAGCTCTGAACCAGGCCACGgtgaagctgctgcagcaccaCAAGTGGAGCAGAGTCGGTATCATCACGCAGGAAGGAGCCGGACTCTCGGAG ATGAAGAAGGATGTGATCGCACAGCTGCTGGACGCTGATCTTCACGTTGTTTCCACACCAAGTCTCTCTGAAGATGTCTGCGCCAGCGTGAGGAAGCTGAAG GACCGTGATGTCCGGATCATCATCGGACAGTTTAAAGAGGATTCTGCCGCCGAGGTTTTCTGCTGT GCCTACAGACTGAACCTGTTTGGAGCTCGGTACCAGTGGATCATTGCTGATGGAGGAGTGGCCGGATGGAGGCTGGTCCGGCAGGCTGCTGGCTGCACGGCTCACAGTGTGCTGATGGCTGCAGACGGCTCCATCAGGCTGCAGATCAGACAGCTGAGCCACACAAACGCACCGGGAGTCTCCGGACGG ACTCCCCAGGATTACCAGGACTCTTACCGCAGACAGCTGATCCaggaggggtcaaaggtcagcccCCTCCACACCTTCGCCTACGACGCTGTTTGGGTCGCCGCCAGAGCTCTGAGTCAGGTGATGGAGGCCGTGAAGCACAGAGAGAAGTACAGCGCCCAGAGAGACGTGAGCGTCAGCGGGGACCAAGTTCACAAGATGCTGCTGGAGGCCGTGAAGAAGACGCAGTTTGAAGGAGTcacag
- the LOC113744658 gene encoding gamma-aminobutyric acid type B receptor subunit 2-like isoform X1 → MPVSSEVGKENLTASVAPAVRLALQDLKREPPPLGNYEIQLQLLDSQCDPVTSLRNLFDAMWAGPKYLLVFGGVCPSVTALIARALPALRLVQVSFSASSPSLSDRKRYGNLFSTVPSGRALNQATVKLLQHHKWSRVGIITQEGAGLSEMKKDVIAQLLDADLHVVSTPSLSEDVCASVRKLKDRDVRIIIGQFKEDSAAEVFCCAYRLNLFGARYQWIIADGGVAGWRLVRQAAGCTAHSVLMAADGSIRLQIRQLSHTNAPGVSGRTPQDYQDSYRRQLIQEGSKVSPLHTFAYDAVWVAARALSQVMEAVKHREKYSAQRDVSVSGDQVHKMLLEAVKKTQFEGVTGPVFFVAGQRMTSIELIQISRSF, encoded by the exons ATGCCCGTCAGCTCCGAGGTGGGGAAGGAGAACCTGACCGCCTCCGTGGCTCCGGCTGTCAGACTGGCTCTGCAGGACCTGAAGAGAGAACCACCACCGCTGGGAAACTATGAGATCCAGCTCCAGCTGCTGGACTCACAG TGTGACCCTGTGACGTCCCTCAGAAACCTGTTTGACGCCATGTGGGCGGGACCAAAGTACCTGCTGGTGTTTGGAGGGGTGTGTCCATCTGTGACGGCGCTGATCGCTCGCGCTCTGCCCGCTCTCAGGCTGGTGCAG gtGTCTTTTTCGGCCTCGTCCCCGAGCCTGTCTGACAGGAAGCGGTACGGGAACCTGTTCAGCACGGTGCCGTCGGGCCGAGCTCTGAACCAGGCCACGgtgaagctgctgcagcaccaCAAGTGGAGCAGAGTCGGTATCATCACGCAGGAAGGAGCCGGACTCTCGGAG ATGAAGAAGGATGTGATCGCACAGCTGCTGGACGCTGATCTTCACGTTGTTTCCACACCAAGTCTCTCTGAAGATGTCTGCGCCAGCGTGAGGAAGCTGAAG GACCGTGATGTCCGGATCATCATCGGACAGTTTAAAGAGGATTCTGCCGCCGAGGTTTTCTGCTGT GCCTACAGACTGAACCTGTTTGGAGCTCGGTACCAGTGGATCATTGCTGATGGAGGAGTGGCCGGATGGAGGCTGGTCCGGCAGGCTGCTGGCTGCACGGCTCACAGTGTGCTGATGGCTGCAGACGGCTCCATCAGGCTGCAGATCAGACAGCTGAGCCACACAAACGCACCGGGAGTCTCCGGACGG ACTCCCCAGGATTACCAGGACTCTTACCGCAGACAGCTGATCCaggaggggtcaaaggtcagcccCCTCCACACCTTCGCCTACGACGCTGTTTGGGTCGCCGCCAGAGCTCTGAGTCAGGTGATGGAGGCCGTGAAGCACAGAGAGAAGTACAGCGCCCAGAGAGACGTGAGCGTCAGCGGGGACCAAGTTCACAAGATGCTGCTGGAGGCCGTGAAGAAGACGCAGTTTGAAGGAGTca